In Drosophila nasuta strain 15112-1781.00 chromosome 2R, ASM2355853v1, whole genome shotgun sequence, a single genomic region encodes these proteins:
- the LOC132787287 gene encoding GTPase-activating protein RacGAP84C isoform X1, which translates to MQTRDRIRREYNSYNDLSRQFCMYDDQSMDSLDDRIEMNPNGCETDCYTLCPCPQPSLLLLRQHNFKLKVYYSNVGNCVQCNKRIRFAVASLRCRDCPLRCHTECYDQLTVNCIPQPLISSKRGHLSDFAPDAAPMVPALIVHCVTEIEARGLEQEGLYRVSSTREKVKRLRHKLLRGKTTPHLGNKDTHTLCCCIKDFLRTLQRPLIPVIHRHDFVLATQQNDPLAAEEQLYLAVVDLHRAHRDTLAFLMLHWQRIAQSPAVKMSINNIAVIFAPTLFDDVDLNLSNVVIWQQVLRVLLLQPPGFWAQFLEVDSLMPACSLDDDEWKRESNHSPSVHWQSVKTYFRSMVNLAG; encoded by the exons ATGCAGACCAGGGACAGAATTCGACGTgaatataattcatataatGACCTGAGCAGACAGTTTTGCATGTACGATGACCAGTCAATGGATTCGCTGGACGATCGCATCGAGATGAATCCAAATGGATGCGAGACTGATTGCTACACTCTCTGCCCGTGTCCCCAGCcatcgttgctgctgctgcgccaGCACAACTTCAAGCTCAAGGTTTATTACTCTAATGTGGGCAACTGCGTGCAATGCAACAAACG CATTCGCTTTGCAGTAGCCAGTTTGAGGTGTCGGGATTGTCCGCTACGTTGCCACACGGAATGCTATGACCAACTGACCGTTAACTGCATACCCCAACCTTTGATCAGCTCGAAGCGTGGCCACTTGAGTGACTTTGCACCCGATGCGGCGCCCATGGTGCCTGCTTTGATTGTGCATTGTGTGACGGAGATTGAGGCACGCGGCTTGGAGCAGGAGGGTCTGTATCGCGTCTCCTCCACCCGAGAGAAGGTGAAGCGTTTGCGGCACAAGCTGCTGCGTGGCAAGACGACGCCGCATCTTGGCAACAAGGATACTCACAcgctctgctgctgcatcAAGGACTTTCTACGTACCCTTCAGCGTCCACTGATACCCGTAATTCACAGACACGACTTTGTACTGGCAACCCAACAGAACGATCCTCTGGCTGCCGAGGAGCAACTGTATCTGGCTGTCGTTGATCTGCATCGGGCACATCGCGACACCTTGGCGTTTCTTATGCTGCACTGGCAGCGCATTGCTCAGAGTCCGGCCGTCAAGATGTCTATCAACAACATCGCCGTCATCTTTGCGCCCACACTCTTTGACGACGTCGATCTCAATCTGAGCAACGTGGTAATATGGCAGCAAGTCCTGAGAGTTTTGCTCTTGCAGCCGCCAGGCTTTTGGGCGCAATTCCTTGAGGTGGACTCGCTGATGCCTGCGTGTTCGCTGGACGACGACGAGTGGAAACGCGAAAGCAATCATTCCCCCAGCGTGCATTGGCAATCGGTAAAAACGTATTTTAGATCTATG gTAAATCTTGCAGGCTAA
- the LOC132787287 gene encoding GTPase-activating protein RacGAP84C isoform X2 — MQTRDRIRREYNSYNDLSRQFCMYDDQSMDSLDDRIEMNPNGCETDCYTLCPCPQPSLLLLRQHNFKLKVYYSNVGNCVQCNKRIRFAVASLRCRDCPLRCHTECYDQLTVNCIPQPLISSKRGHLSDFAPDAAPMVPALIVHCVTEIEARGLEQEGLYRVSSTREKVKRLRHKLLRGKTTPHLGNKDTHTLCCCIKDFLRTLQRPLIPVIHRHDFVLATQQNDPLAAEEQLYLAVVDLHRAHRDTLAFLMLHWQRIAQSPAVKMSINNIAVIFAPTLFDDVDLNLSNVVIWQQVLRVLLLQPPGFWAQFLEVDSLMPACSLDDDEWKRESNHSPSVHWQSVNLAG; from the exons ATGCAGACCAGGGACAGAATTCGACGTgaatataattcatataatGACCTGAGCAGACAGTTTTGCATGTACGATGACCAGTCAATGGATTCGCTGGACGATCGCATCGAGATGAATCCAAATGGATGCGAGACTGATTGCTACACTCTCTGCCCGTGTCCCCAGCcatcgttgctgctgctgcgccaGCACAACTTCAAGCTCAAGGTTTATTACTCTAATGTGGGCAACTGCGTGCAATGCAACAAACG CATTCGCTTTGCAGTAGCCAGTTTGAGGTGTCGGGATTGTCCGCTACGTTGCCACACGGAATGCTATGACCAACTGACCGTTAACTGCATACCCCAACCTTTGATCAGCTCGAAGCGTGGCCACTTGAGTGACTTTGCACCCGATGCGGCGCCCATGGTGCCTGCTTTGATTGTGCATTGTGTGACGGAGATTGAGGCACGCGGCTTGGAGCAGGAGGGTCTGTATCGCGTCTCCTCCACCCGAGAGAAGGTGAAGCGTTTGCGGCACAAGCTGCTGCGTGGCAAGACGACGCCGCATCTTGGCAACAAGGATACTCACAcgctctgctgctgcatcAAGGACTTTCTACGTACCCTTCAGCGTCCACTGATACCCGTAATTCACAGACACGACTTTGTACTGGCAACCCAACAGAACGATCCTCTGGCTGCCGAGGAGCAACTGTATCTGGCTGTCGTTGATCTGCATCGGGCACATCGCGACACCTTGGCGTTTCTTATGCTGCACTGGCAGCGCATTGCTCAGAGTCCGGCCGTCAAGATGTCTATCAACAACATCGCCGTCATCTTTGCGCCCACACTCTTTGACGACGTCGATCTCAATCTGAGCAACGTGGTAATATGGCAGCAAGTCCTGAGAGTTTTGCTCTTGCAGCCGCCAGGCTTTTGGGCGCAATTCCTTGAGGTGGACTCGCTGATGCCTGCGTGTTCGCTGGACGACGACGAGTGGAAACGCGAAAGCAATCATTCCCCCAGCGTGCATTGGCAATCG gTAAATCTTGCAGGCTAA